CGCGCCGATGTTCTCGGGCTTAGCGATCGGCGTGACCGGCAGGTTCTGTGCGAACAGCAGCTGCCAGCGGGTGTACAGGGCCTTGCGTTCGCTGGCGCTGGGCGTGACCGCTGCCGACTCGAAGATGTTGTAGATCTCCTTTTCCCAGGGGGCCATCTTGGCAATGTTGGGCGTCTCGCCGTCCTTGGCAGGCTGGAGCGAACGGTGCCAGTAGTACAGGCTGCCGCCGGGCTCCCAGATGGGGCGGCGCAGTTCCGGATCGGGCTGGTCACCGAAGGCGTGCAGGATCATGTCGTAATCGCCCGCCAGACCGGTCGAGAGCAGTTTGCTGCTCAGGATGCCGCGGAGGTTAACCTTCACGCCGATCTTCGCGAAGTCGCTCTGCAGGATGGTGGCGATGGGCGGGTACACGGCAGAGTCCGTGCCGTAGGTCAGGTCGAACTCCAGGGGTTTGCCGTTCGGCAGCAGGCGCGTGCCGGCGGCATTCTTCTTGCTCAGGCCCAGGGCGTCCAGCGCTGCGCCCGCCGCGGCCAGGTCGAAGCTGCCGAGCTGGCGGGTGGTGTTGACATAGAAGGCCTTGTTGGCGGGCGCGACGCCGTGACCGGGCAGGCTGGCGAGGCCGTTGTACACCGTGTCGATGATGCGGGGCCGGTTCACGGCGGACTGCATGGCGCGGCGGAAGCGCACGTCACTGAAGACCTTCGCCACGGCCGGATCCTTGTCGTCGAAGTTGTACGCCACGAAGGGCGGGCTGCCGAACAGGGCCGTGAAGCGGTTCACCTTGAAGTTCCCGCCCGCCACTTCCTTCTGCTTGAGATCCGGGAACTGCGCGCCGTTGGAATTCAGCTGGTCGAGGTTCCCGGCAAGGAACTGTGCGAGCTGGGCCTGCGGATCGCGGATGACCAGGAAGTCGAGTTTGTCCAGGTACGGCAGCTTCTGGCCCTTGCCGTCCACCTTCCAGTAGTTGGGGTTGCGCACGAGCGTGACCTTCTGGCCGCTGGTGTACGAGTCGAGCTTGAAGGGCCCGGTGCCCACGACCTCGCTGGGGGCGACGTTGGTCGGCCACGCGTTGTTGATGTCGGCGGGCTTGGCGCCGCCGTCGATGGACATCTTGAGCAGCTTGTGCTGCGGCATGATGAAGTAGCGCTGCTGCAGCAGGAAGGCGGGGGCCGGGCGCGGCAGGGTGAAGCGCACGGTGTAGTCGTCGACCTTGGTGAAGGTCACGGGCTGGCCGCCGAGCGTGAAGTTCCCGGCGTCCCCGGCGCGCGTCTCGGGGTTCGCCACGAGGTTCTTGTACGTGAAGATCACGTCGTCGGCGTTGAAGGTCTGGCCGTCGCTCCACTTCACGCCCTGACGCAGTTTGAAGGTGTACACCTTGCCGTCCGGGCTGATCGTCCAGCTCTCGGCCAGTGCGGGCTCGATCTTGTAGGTGGAGAGGTTGAACTCGACCAGGCCGTCGAACAGCTGCTGGGCGATCAGGCCAAGGTTGTTGTCGATCGCGCCGTAGTAGTTCAGGCTCTGCGGACTGTCGCCGAGGGCCAGGGTGTAGGTGCCGCCGGACTTGCCGTCGACGACGCCCAGGGCGCTGTAGCCGGTGAACTTCTTGGGCGCGGCGGCGGCGCTGCCGATCAGCGCGAGGGTGACGAGGGCCAGGGCCAGGGGGGGAGTGGGACGCTTCAACATGAGAACCTCCGGAACTGCTGCGGGTGGGGCGGGTGAATGTTCCGCCCAGACTAATACCACTGCCTGTCCACTTGCAAGTCTTCCGCCGTGTGGCCTGGAAGTGGTATTCTCCGTGGCGATGTCCATGACCGACCACTGGTCCCTCCCGATCGACGCGGCGAGCGCCACGCCGGTGTACGTGCAGGTGGCGCAGCAGCTCCAGCGGCGCATCGAGAACGGCGACCTGCGCCGGGGGAGTGCCCTGCCTGCCGAACGTGACTTCGCGGCGCAGCTGGGCATCTCCCGCGTCACCGTGCGCCAGGCGCTGGCCCTGCTGGAAAAACAGGGCCTGCTGCTGCGCAAGCACGGCAGCGGCACCTTCGTCACGCCGCCCGTGCGGCGCGGAGAGATGCCCAGCCGGCCGCTGGGCCTGCTGTCGTCCTTCAGCGAGGACGTCCGGTCGCGCGGCCAGCGGCCCGGTGGGCGCGTCCTGAGTTTCGAGCGGGGGCGTCCCACCGCGCACGAGGCCCTGAGCCTGGCCCTCTCGCCCACCGAGTCCGTCTACCGCGTGCGGCGGCTGCGGACGGCGAACGACGAGCCCCTGGCCATCGAGGAAAGTACCCTGCCGGCCGGTCTGGTCGGCACCCTGACGGCCGCGCACGTGACCGACACCAGCCTCTACTTGCTGCTGCGCACGCGGAACCTGGAGCCCAGCCGGGGCATCCGGCACCTGCGGGCGATCAATGCTGATCTCACCCTGGCCGGTCAGCTGGGGGTTCCGGTCGGGGCGGCGCTGGTCTCCACCGAGCGCGTGTCTTGGACTGCCGAGGGTGTGCCCGTCGAGTACGCCCGCGCCCAGTATCGTGGCGACCGCTTCGACTTCGTGATGGAACTCCACGGAGACAGTGACAGCTGATGGCCGCGCCGCGAGGCCAGAGGCCACAGACTCGCAGGTGCGCTGGAACACCCCTCCGGGTTCATCCGCAGTCGGTGTGCCTGTGAGTGCCGATCCCCGCCGCACTGAGGCGGTCCATCCGGGCCTTGCCGACCTGGATCGCCTGAGCACGCAGGAACTGGTCAGCGCGTTCGTGGACGACCAGCAGGACGCCGTGAAAGCCGTTCAGCTGGCCTCGGTGGCCCTCGGCCGCGTGGTCGAGGCCGCCCTGCCGCGCCTGCGCGCCGGAGGCCGGCTGGTCTATGCCGGCGCCGGCACCAGCGGCCGGCTGGGCGTGCTGGACGCCACGGAACTGACTCCCACCTTCTCCTGGCCACCTGCGCGGGCCGTGCCGCTCATCGCGGGCGGCGAGGTCGCCATCCGTCAGGCGGTCGAGGGGGCCGAGGACGACCACGCCTCCGGAGAGGCCGACGTGAAGGCCGCTGGCACCGGCCCGCAGGATGTGCTGATCGCCATCGCTGCCAGCGGCACCACGCCGTATGTCCTGGGAGCGGTGCGCGCGGCCAGACAGGCGGCTGCCCTCACGGTCGGGATCGCGAACAACCCCGGCACGCCCCTGCTGACCACGGCGGACTGGCCGGTGCTGCTCGACACCGGCCCGGAGGTCATCTCCGGAAGTACCCGCCTGAAGGCCGGAACCGCGCAGAAGATCGCGCTGAACACCATTTCCAGCGCCCTGATGGTCAAGCTGGGTAAGGTCTACGGGAACCTGATGGTCGACATGCGGGCCAGCAACGAGAAACTCCAGGGCCGTGCCGTGCGGTTGGTGCAGCACGCGACCGGAGTAGACGACGAGCAGGCCCGGTCGGCCCTGGGCCACGCCGACGGTCACGTGAAAACCGCCATCGTGATGCTGCTCCTCGGGGTGGACGCGGAGGGAGCGGCCTCCCGGCTGCGCGAGACCGACGGCCACGCCCGACTGGCCCTGGGTCGCCCATGATTCCCGAGGTCACCCGAAGCCTGCTGGAGACCGCGATCGACGGGGGCGGGCTGCCCGGCGCCGCCCTGGGCGTCGTGGACGCGCGCGGCGCCGCTCAGACGCTGGTGCTGGGTCTCGCCCAGCGCGATCCGGACGCCAGGGCGCTCACAGCAGATCATCTGTTCGACCTGGCAAGCCTGACCAAACCGCTGTTCACGGCCCGTGAGCTGCTCCGCGCCGTGGCCGCCGGCAGCGTCGACCTCGACGATGACCTCGGCACCTTCCTGCCGGAGCTCGCGTGGATGCAGGACACGCCGCTCCGGACGAGATCCCTGCGGCAGCTTCTCACACACACCGCTGGCCTGCCCGCGTGGGCACCGCTGTACACCTGGGGCGACGCGGCCACCATCCGCGCGCGCGTGCTGCAGGAACCCTGGACCATGCGCGATCCCGGGGAGGTCGTGTACTCGGATCTGGGGTACATCCTGCTGGGCCGCGTGCTGGAGCGGGTACACGGCCGGCCCCTGCGCGACTTCCCGCTCGACGCCGGCCTGACCTTCGCCCCGGAGGCCGCACGTTCCGTCGCCACGGAACGCTGTGCGTGGCGGGAGCGGATGCTGCGCGGCGAGGTGCACGACGAGAACGCCGGGGCACTGGGCGGCGTCTCCGGCCACGCGGGGCTGTTCGGCACGCTGGGCGGCGTCCTGCGGCAGGCGGAACTCATCCTGCGCGGTGGCTGGCTCCCGGCCGCCGCGCAGGACGCCGCGCTCCGCCCGGCCGCCCCCGGCCGCACCCTGACCTTCGTGCAGGCGCAGGCCGGCTGGAGCGGCGGCAGTCTCGCCAGCCCCCTGGCGGTCGGTCACACGGGCTTCACCGGCACCGGGCTGTGGGTGGATCACGCCCGCGGCCTGGCCTGGGTGCTGCTCACCAACCGCGTGCATCCCACCCGGCACTCCGGCTTCGATATCCAGGGCCTGCGCCGCGCCGTGGGCAATACCCTGCTCGCCCCCAGGGACTAACGCGCCCACAGAGCAAGCGGCAGACCGCTACGGCCCGAACAGGTCGGTCATCGGAGTGGCCTGGGCCGCCTGCCGCAGTGGCGGGAGCCCCCAGGCGTCCTCCAGGGTTCGCAGCAGCGAATAGTGGTTGTACGGAACGCGGGACTTCACGCCCCGTGGCCCCGAGGTCGTGACCACCACCGTGGCAACCGTGCCGCCCCCGCCGGCATCATCGCTGCCCTCGTCGAAGGTGATCACGATGGCCGATCGCCCTGTCCACGCCGGGGAGGCCAGAATCGCGTCCGTCCACGTCTTCACGAAGCGGTCGCCCGCGCGCTGCAGCGTGCGGCCCGGCGGGCAGGTCACTGCACCGTGCAGGTCATGGCACACGTCCGGCACGATCAGACTGAAGGCGGGCACGTGTCCGGATGTCAGGTCGCCCTGAAGGGGATCGAGCGACACCACCTTCGCGCGCCGGGCCGGACTGCCCGCGATCTCCGCCGAGAGCATGAAGGGGTTGTGCTTCTTGCCGTAGGCGCCGGCCGCGCCGCCGTCCCACCCGGTGCTGGGAAGCCCCTGGAAGTACCCCTTCCAGTCGAGCCCGGCGCGTTCCAGCTGCAGGGGCAGGGTGTCACCTGCAAAGCGCTGCGTGGGGTCGTCGGAGACGCTGCCGAAAGTGGAGCCGCTGATCATGGCCACGTAATTCGGCAGGCTGGGGTGCGCAACTCCGGTGTAGGTCGTGGCCAGCCCGTAGGTGCGTGCCAGGGCATTCAGGGTGGGCAGGTTCGGGTTCCCGATCGCCTGCGCGTAACTGGTGTTCTCCAGCACGATCAGGAACACGTGATCGAACGGCACGGGGGAGGACGTGGCGGCCTGAGCGCTCAGGCCCACTGCGAGCGCGAGGGCAGTGAGAACGGGTTTCACTGCCCAGCCTGCCCACGGCGCACTTCGAGCGCGACTGGAATGAAACTCAGGACGACCACCGCGCCCACCATCAGCAGGATGTACCGGTCGAGGTTGGGGATCACGCTGCCCAGCGCGTAGCCCAGCAGCGGGACGGCCAGCGCCCACAGCAGGCCACCCACGGCGTTGTACGCCAGGAACTGCGGGTAGGGCATGTTGCCCACGCCCGCCAGGGTGGGCGCCGCCGTCCGCACGACCGGGACGAAGCGGGCCATGATCAGCGCCCTGCTGCCGTGCCGGGCAAAGAACGCGCGGGTGCGTTCCACGAACTCCGGCTTGAAGACGCGGCTTCCCGGGCGGCTGAACACCCCTGGCCCGAACTGGCGGCCGATCGCGTAGCCCACCGAATCTCCGATCACCGCGCCCGCCACGGCGGCCAGCATCAGCGGAAGCAGGTGCAGGGTGCCCTGCCGGGCGAGCAGGCCTGCCGTGATCAGCAGACTGTCGCCAGGCAGAAAAAAGCCGACCAGCAGGCCGGACTCGGCGAAGACCAGGCCGAAGATTCCAGCGTAGGACACGCTCTGGATCAGGTGGGGGAGGTCGAACATCCCGTCAGCCTAGTCCTGGAAGGTCAAGGCACGGTAGCGCCGGAGTCAGCGGTCAATCCTCGGACGGTCAGGTGTCGTGGGTACCGGGTCACCACACTGCGCGGTCGCCTGACCGCTGTTCCCATTCTTGTTCCCTGGACTTGCCATGGCTGAACTTCAACTTTCAGCGCCGTTACGGGACAGTGGGCATCACGTTACGGTTGAATTGTTCACACGGGGGCGGCGGAGTACAAAGTGAAGTATTGCTCAAGCGTGTGGGCCGTCAGGTTCAGGTTTCTTGGGCGAAGCTTCAGCCACAGGGGGAGGCGTGCCCCCACAATGACCCCATCGCAACAGTTCTGTTCCGAACTGCGCTCTTTGGGGGAACACAAGATGACTATCCGACGTGTCCTGCTCCTGGGAAACCACACGCCGCGCCAGTGCGGTATCGCCACCTTCACAGCCGATCTCGCCGATGCCCTCCTGGCGGCCCAACCGGCACTGGACGTCGTCGTCGTCGCCATGGACGACGGCCATGTCCAGCAGTACCCGGAACGTGTGGCCCTCACGATTCCGCAGGGTGATCCCGAGGCCTACCAGCGCGCCGCCGAGACCATCAACGACCTGAACGTGGACGTCGTGTGCGTTCAGCACGAGTTCGGTATCTACGGCGGCCCGGCCGGTAGTTACCTGCTCACGCTGCTGCGCGGCCTGGACGTACCGGTCATCACGACCCTGCACACGGTGCTTGAAACGTACTCGCCCGAGCAGCGTGCGGTCATCGAGGAACTCGCGGTGCTGAGCGAGCGCCTCGTCGTGATGAGTGCGCGGGCCGTGGATTTCCTGACCGCCCAGGGCATCCCCGCCGGCAAGATCGAGTTTATCCACCACGGTATGCCCCTGCTGGACTTCGACCGGGAGGAGCAGAAGGCCGAGCTCGGGCTGGCTGGCCACGAGGTCATCCTCACCTTCGGCCTGCTCTCCCCGAACAAGGGTCTGGAAAACGCGATCCGGGCCCTGCCCGACGTCGTTGCCACCCATACGAACGTCACGTATCTGGTGCTGGGCGCCACCCATCCGCATCTGCGGGAGCGGGAAGGCGAGGCGTACCGCGAGGGCCTGATGGCGCTGGCCGCGTCACTCGGCGTGGCGGAGCACGTGCGCTTCGAGAACCGGTTCGCCACCCTGGACGAGCTGGGCCGCTACATTGCGGCGGCCGACATCTACCTCACGCCCTACCTGAACCGCGAGCAGATCACGTCCGGCACCCTGGCGTACGCGCTCGGCAACGGCAAGGCCGTCATCAGCACGCCGTACTGGCATGCCGAGGAACTGCTGGCCGACGACCGGGGCGTCCTCGTGCCCTTCCACGACACGCCGGCCCTCACGGCCGCGCTGCTGGGCCTGCTGGACGACCCGCAGCGGCGCGCCGCGCTGGAAGCCCGTGCCCGCGCCTACGGCCAGGGCATGACCTGGCCGGCCATCGGCGCACAGTACCTGCAGGTGTTCGCGGAAACGGGTCGCGCGGTCACGCTCACGCAGCCGCTGCCTGCGCTGCCAACCGTGACGCTGAGGCATGTGGCGGCCCTGTCGGACGACACCGGGGTGTTCCAGCACGCGACCTTCACGCTGGCCAACCCCCACGAGGGCTACACCACCGACGACAACGCCCGCGCCCTGATGCTGGCCGCCGCCTGCCCGGACGACCCGCACGCGCCGCTGCTCGCCCGGCGCGCCCTGACCTTCCTGCACGGAGCGCTGGATGGGGACGGGTACTTCCGGAACTTCATGTCATACGACCGCCGCTGGCTGGAAGCGCGCGGATCCGAGAACGCCCAGGCCCGAGCCGTGCGCGCCCTGGTCGTCGCGGCGCGTGACCTGAGGGAACCCGGTCTGCGCGGAGCCGCGCAGGAACTCCTGGCTCACGCCTGGACAGCGATCGGGCAGCTGGACAGTCCGCGCGCGCAGGCCCTGGCCCTGATGGCCCTCGCCGACCAGCGGCTCGCGGGCGGGCCGAACCCTGACCGTGACGACGTGGCGCACCGCTACGCCATGAACCTACGCCGCCTGCACGGGGCTCACGCCCGACCCGACTGGCCATGGTTCGAACCGTACCTGAGCTACTCGAACGCGAAGTTGTCTCACGGCCTGCTCGCTTATGGCCGCGCGTATGCGGCGCCGGGCGACATCGCCCTGGGCTTGGAGACGCTCGCCTGGCTGGAAGGCGTGCAGACGGGTCCGCACGGCACCTTCTGGCCGGTGGGCAGCGAACGCGTGTACCGCAGCGGCGAGGCCCGGCCGCTGTGGGACGGCCAGCCCATCGAGGTCTACGCTACGGTCGCCGCCGACCTGGAAGCCTACGCGGTCACGTCCGACGAGCGCTGGCTGGATCTGGCCCGCCGCGCCGTGAACTGGCTGCTGGGCGTGAACCCACTGAGGCAGCCGCTGTTGAACCCGGCGAGCGGTGGCTGCCGCGACGGCCTGCACCGCGACCGCCTGAACATGAACGAGGGCGCCGAGAGCACCCTGGCCCTGTGGCAGAGCGTCGCAGATCTGCGCGCAGCCCAACTCACGCCCAGTGCGGGGACGCTCACCGGTGACTGAGCGTGCGGTGCTGGAGCGGCCGGGCATTCAGCATCCGCTGGCCCGGCACCCCGTAGAGGATCGGCCGGTGCGGATCGGGATGCTCGCCCCCATCGCGTGGCGCGTTCCCCCCAGGCACTACGGGCCGTGGGAGCGGGTGGTCTCGCTGCTCACCGAGGGACTCGTTGCCGCTGGAGCCGACGTGACCCTCTACGCCACCCAGGACGCCCTGACCTCGGCCCGGCTCAGCGCAGTCGTGCCCACTCCCTACGAGGAGACGCCGGGGATGGACGTGAAGGTCTGGGAGGGGCTGCACCTCGCGCATGCCTTCAATGCCGCCGAACAGGTGGACATCGTGCACAACCATGCGGACTTCCTGCCGCTGATGTTCGCGTCGCTGGTGGACATTCCCACGGTCACGACCATCCACGGCTTCTCCGGCGCGGCGATCCTGCCCGCGTACACCGCCTACGCGGATCGCGTGCACTTCGTGAGCATCAGTGACGCCGATCGCTCGCCGAACCTGCCGTACATCGCCACGGTGTACCACGGCATCGACCTGGCCGAGTTCACGTTCCGGGCCCAGCCGCAGCAGCCTCCCTACGCGGCCTTCCTGGGCCGGATCCATCCGGACAAGGGCGCGGCCGACGCCATCCGCGTGGCCCGCGCCGCCGGCCTGCCGCTGAAGATCGCGGGCATCATCCATGACCGCGCGTACTTCGAGCGGGAGGTTGAGCCCCACCTCGGCGCGGACATCACCTTCCTCGGCTCGGTCGATCCGGCCGGGCGGAATGCACTGCTGGGCGGCGCGGCGGCGCTGCTGCACCTGATCCATTTCGATGAGCCCTTCGGCCTCTCGGTGCTGGAGGCCATGGCCTGTGGTACCCCGGTCATCGCCTACGGGCGCGGCAGTATGAGAGAACTGATCGAGGACGGGGTGAGCGGCCGGGTCGTGCCCGACGAGGCTGGGGCGGTGGCCGCGCTTCACGCGCTGGACGGCCTCGACCGCGCCGCCGTTCGTGCCCACGCCGCCACCTTCAGCGTGGAGCGGATGGTCGACGGGTACCTGCAGGTCTACCGGCAGCTCATCGCTGCCAGGGTTTCGTCATGACCCGTGGAGTACCGTTGGGCATGTCACTTCCAGGCCGCAAGCGCTCGCCGGTGCTGTTTCGTCGCACGGACGACAACCCCATCCTCACCGCTGCCCAGTGGCCCTACCCGGCGAACTCGGTCTTCAATGCCGGCGCGACCCGCCTGCAGGACGGCACCACGCTGCTGCTGTGCCGCGTGGAGGACTTCCGTGGGCTGTCGCACCTGACGGCCGCCCGCTCCCGCGACGGCGTGAGCGCGTGGCAGATCGACCACCACCCGACCCTGGCCCCACACCCGGATCACCCGGAGGAGGAGTGGGGGGTCGAGGATCCCCGGATCACCTGGCTGCCCGACGAGGGCCGCTACGCCGTGCTGTACACCGCGTACAGCCACAACGGCCCCGGCGTGGCGCTGGCACTCACCGACGACTTCGTGACCTTCGAGCGGCGCGGCATCATCTTTCCACCCGAGGACAAGGACGCCGCGCTCTTTCCCCGCCGGTTCGGGGATCACTGGGCCGCCATCCACCGGCCGGTGACCAGCACGAGCGCCAACATGAACCTGTCGTTCAGCGCGAACCTGTACCACTTCGGCAACACCCGCACCATCCTCGAGGCCCGGCAGGGCGCGTGGTGGGACGCGAACAAGGTGGGCCTCTCCGCGCCGCCCATCGAAACGGAAGAGGGCTGGTTGGTCATCTACCACGGTGTCAAGCGCACCGGGAGCGGCGTGCTGTACCGCAACGGGCTGGCGCTGTTCGACCTCAACCACCCGGAGCGTCTGATCCGCCGGAGCGATCCCTGGTGCTTCGGGCCGCGCGACCTGGCCGAACGCGTCGGTGATGTCGACAATGTCGTGTTCCCCTGTGGCACCACGCTGCAGGACGACGGCGACACGCTGCACGTGTACTACGGGCAGGCGGACACCAGCATCGGCCTGGCGACCGCCAGCATCCGGCAACTGCTGGACTGGTTGCGGGAGAATTCCACCATGCAGGCCGCGCCCCCCCTCGAGGCGCTGCCCGCCGACGACTGACCGGCCGGCAGGTCGTCCCGGCAACTGCCCGGGCGAAGGCCATCAGGCTTTCGCCCGGGCGTTTCCATGTCTGCCCTGAACCCACCGCACTTCGCTGTGAACGCGCTTATGAACGGCTCAGGGTTAAGACGGTGCGTAACTCTGTGCCGCCTGCCTGGGTGGCACGCTCTATGCTGCACGTCAATCATTGCCGTGCTGTCCGCCGTCCACCCCTGTCCGAGGTGCCCATGTTCGATGAATTCCACGTGCACGCCCTGCTCACGCCAGAGGAACGCCTGATCCGCGAGAGTGTACGCGCCTACTGCGACAAGGAACTGCTGCCCCAGGTGGCCGGCTGGTGGGACAGTGGCGACCTGCCGGTGCGTGACGTGATGAAACAGTTCGGCGCGCTGGGCCTGCTCGGCCCGACGGTGCCGGAGGAGTATGGAGGGGCGGGCGCCACCTACTCGGCCTACGGCGCCATGATGTACGAACTGGAACGCGTGGACAGCGGCCTGCGCTCGGCGGCCAGCGTGCAGGGCAGTCTGGTGATGTACCCCATTCACGAGTACGGGTCTGACGAGCAGAAGGAGCGCTGGCTGCCTGGCCTCGCCCGTGGAGAGCTGATCGGCTGCTTCGGTCTGACCGAGCCCGATGGCGGCTCGGATCCCGGAGCCATGCGCACCCGTGCCCACAGGGACGGCGATGCCTACGTCCTGAGCGGCACCAAGATGTGGATCACCAACAGCCCCGTCGCCGACGTGGCCGTGGTCTGGGCCAAGGACGACGCGGGGGTCGTGCGCGGGTTTATCGTGCCCACCGACACGCCGGGCTTTGAGGCCCCGAAGATCACCCGCAAGATGAGTCTGCGCGCGTCCGTGACCGGAGAGATCGTGCTTGACGGATGCCGGATCCCCGCCGCGAACCTGCTGCCAGGCAGTGGCGGCCTGAAAAGCCCACTGTCCTGCCTGACCTCCGCGCGCTTCGGGATCGCCTGGGGGGCGATGGGCGCGCTCGAAGCGGTGCTTCAAGCTACGCTCGAGTATACCGGCAGCCGCACCACCTTCGGCAAACCGATCGCCGCGCGCCAGCTGGTGCAGGACAAACTCGTGCGCATGGCCACCGACCACAGCCTTGGCCTGCTGCTCGCGTGGCGGCTGGGTCAGCTCAAGGACGCCGGGCAGATGAACTACGCCCAGGTCAGTTACGCCAAGCGCAACAACGTCCGGGTGGCCCTTCAGGGCGCCCGGCTGGCCCGCGAACTGCACGGTGGGAACGGCATCACCACCGAGTACCCGGTCATCCGCCACATGCTGAATCTGGAGACCGTCGATACCTACGAGGGCACCCACGACATTCATACCCTGATCGTCGGCCGGCACCTGACTGGGCTGGGCGCCCTGGAGTGACGTGACCGCGCCTGAACCCACCTGCGACGCGGCCCACCTGACCCTGCGCCTTCATCGCGCCACCCCAGGACGGGCGCTGCCACGCGGGGGGCTCGCCGTCGGCCCGTGGCAGGCCACGCTTGAGACCCAGGATCCACACGGCCGGATGGTCACCGTCGTCCGGCAGCGTGGCCAGGTGGGCGCACTCCTCGGAACGCTGTACGACACCACCTTGGACGATGCCCTGGAGCGTTACCGCGCCGTCGGGAACGGATTCGCCGCCCAACTGGAGGGCAGTTTCGCACTGCTGATCCTCGATCTGGACGCCGGGCGGGTGCTGGCCCTCACGGACCGTGTTGGCACGCGATCCCTCTACGCTTCCCCGGCGGACGAGGAGGTCTTCCTCTCGACCCGGCCCGGCCTGCCGGCGTTCACCCGTCGCCCGCTGTGCGTCGCGGCGGTGGCGTCGATGCTCGTCAACGGCGGGCTGCCCTCAGGCCTGACCCTGTTCGAAGGTGTCCGCGCCCTTACGCCCACGGAACTCCATGATGTGCGGCCCGACAGGATACACAGCTCGCCGTACTGGACGGTACCGTTCAATCCCGCGCCGCTCGGCCGCCCGGCCGCCGCCCATGCCGGTGAGCTGATCGAACTGATGCGCGGCGCAGTCGCCCGGCGGGTGCGGGCCAGCCGTGAGCGGCCCTATCTGTCGCTCAGCGGCGGCTACGACTCCCGCGGCCTGCTGTCCCTCCTGTACGGGCAACACCCGCACCTGAACACCTACTCCTACGCCCTGCCCTCCAGCCGGCGCGGCACCGACATGGAAGCTGCCGTGCGGCTGGCCACGCAGTATGGCGTACCTCACCAGCAATTCCTCGCCTACCGGGGCGACCTGCCCAGGGTCATCGCACTCAATGCGCGCCAGGGTCACGGAGGCGTGTCCTTCTGCGAGGAAATCGACGCCCTGCAGGACGTCACGGCCGGCCACCCGACCGACGTCTTCACCGGCGAACAGGTCTTCGAACTCCGCACCCACGCGAGCACGTCCACTCCCGAGGCCCTGACCCGCATGCATCTGAACGGTGCGCACGAGTTGAAGTGGCTCGAACCGTACGTGTCAGGCCCTGTGCACGCCGAACTCCTCGCCTCGTGGACGCGGGAATATGACGCCCTGCTCGCGCAGGGTGCACAGTGGGCCACCGGCCTGCACCAGGAACTCGAACTCATGATCCGGCAAACCGAACCCTACCGGTTCCTACCGTGGCGTGAACGCTTCATCGGGCAAGCGGCGAACATCCACGTGCCCTACCTGGATACACAGATCCTGGAATTCATCGGGCACCTGCCGGTCGACCTGATGTCCCACAAGACGATTCTCAAGGTGGCCCTGCGGCAGATGGATCCCCAGATCCTCCGGGTTCCACTGGCGACCTCTCAGGGCTACGAGGCGGACTGGAGCCATGAACTCCGCATGCTCGACGAGGATCAGCTGGAGGTTCTGTTGGGTTTCAACAGCCGCCTGGACGACATGATCGATCCCCTCACGATCCGCCACCTGATCCAAGCGTTGCCGACCACCGTCAGCCGTGGGACGCAGTTGACCTCATCCATTCGACAGGTTCTGGGCACCTGGCGCCGCACGTCGCTCGGCCGTCGGGTGCTTGGGCATCCGCCGATCCGGCCCCGGCTGCAGACGTTGCCAGCCGTGATCCTCAACCTGCTGACCCTCCGGGAGGTATTGCGGGCCTGACCCACCCGCCCCGTGGGCCACGGATCGAACCAGCTGGCCTGCGGAGAAGGCACCGAACCCTGCCTCCCGCTCAGGCGGTCAGTTCAACCGCGACAGGGAACGCAGCGCTGGA
The DNA window shown above is from Deinococcus sp. KSM4-11 and carries:
- a CDS encoding ABC transporter substrate-binding protein — encoded protein: MLKRPTPPLALALVTLALIGSAAAAPKKFTGYSALGVVDGKSGGTYTLALGDSPQSLNYYGAIDNNLGLIAQQLFDGLVEFNLSTYKIEPALAESWTISPDGKVYTFKLRQGVKWSDGQTFNADDVIFTYKNLVANPETRAGDAGNFTLGGQPVTFTKVDDYTVRFTLPRPAPAFLLQQRYFIMPQHKLLKMSIDGGAKPADINNAWPTNVAPSEVVGTGPFKLDSYTSGQKVTLVRNPNYWKVDGKGQKLPYLDKLDFLVIRDPQAQLAQFLAGNLDQLNSNGAQFPDLKQKEVAGGNFKVNRFTALFGSPPFVAYNFDDKDPAVAKVFSDVRFRRAMQSAVNRPRIIDTVYNGLASLPGHGVAPANKAFYVNTTRQLGSFDLAAAGAALDALGLSKKNAAGTRLLPNGKPLEFDLTYGTDSAVYPPIATILQSDFAKIGVKVNLRGILSSKLLSTGLAGDYDMILHAFGDQPDPELRRPIWEPGGSLYYWHRSLQPAKDGETPNIAKMAPWEKEIYNIFESAAVTPSASERKALYTRWQLLFAQNLPVTPIAKPENIGAVSNKFGNYVYNLGVIPGYNPVPLIYQK
- a CDS encoding GntR family transcriptional regulator, encoding MTDHWSLPIDAASATPVYVQVAQQLQRRIENGDLRRGSALPAERDFAAQLGISRVTVRQALALLEKQGLLLRKHGSGTFVTPPVRRGEMPSRPLGLLSSFSEDVRSRGQRPGGRVLSFERGRPTAHEALSLALSPTESVYRVRRLRTANDEPLAIEESTLPAGLVGTLTAAHVTDTSLYLLLRTRNLEPSRGIRHLRAINADLTLAGQLGVPVGAALVSTERVSWTAEGVPVEYARAQYRGDRFDFVMELHGDSDS
- the murQ gene encoding N-acetylmuramic acid 6-phosphate etherase, yielding MSADPRRTEAVHPGLADLDRLSTQELVSAFVDDQQDAVKAVQLASVALGRVVEAALPRLRAGGRLVYAGAGTSGRLGVLDATELTPTFSWPPARAVPLIAGGEVAIRQAVEGAEDDHASGEADVKAAGTGPQDVLIAIAASGTTPYVLGAVRAARQAAALTVGIANNPGTPLLTTADWPVLLDTGPEVISGSTRLKAGTAQKIALNTISSALMVKLGKVYGNLMVDMRASNEKLQGRAVRLVQHATGVDDEQARSALGHADGHVKTAIVMLLLGVDAEGAASRLRETDGHARLALGRP
- a CDS encoding serine hydrolase, whose amino-acid sequence is MIPEVTRSLLETAIDGGGLPGAALGVVDARGAAQTLVLGLAQRDPDARALTADHLFDLASLTKPLFTARELLRAVAAGSVDLDDDLGTFLPELAWMQDTPLRTRSLRQLLTHTAGLPAWAPLYTWGDAATIRARVLQEPWTMRDPGEVVYSDLGYILLGRVLERVHGRPLRDFPLDAGLTFAPEAARSVATERCAWRERMLRGEVHDENAGALGGVSGHAGLFGTLGGVLRQAELILRGGWLPAAAQDAALRPAAPGRTLTFVQAQAGWSGGSLASPLAVGHTGFTGTGLWVDHARGLAWVLLTNRVHPTRHSGFDIQGLRRAVGNTLLAPRD
- a CDS encoding alkaline phosphatase family protein; the protein is MKPVLTALALAVGLSAQAATSSPVPFDHVFLIVLENTSYAQAIGNPNLPTLNALARTYGLATTYTGVAHPSLPNYVAMISGSTFGSVSDDPTQRFAGDTLPLQLERAGLDWKGYFQGLPSTGWDGGAAGAYGKKHNPFMLSAEIAGSPARRAKVVSLDPLQGDLTSGHVPAFSLIVPDVCHDLHGAVTCPPGRTLQRAGDRFVKTWTDAILASPAWTGRSAIVITFDEGSDDAGGGGTVATVVVTTSGPRGVKSRVPYNHYSLLRTLEDAWGLPPLRQAAQATPMTDLFGP